From the Leptospira biflexa serovar Patoc strain 'Patoc 1 (Paris)' genome, one window contains:
- a CDS encoding helix-turn-helix domain-containing protein, with protein MLRKKRGIKQYDMARALGVSPSYLSKIETGAQDPTEKFKSSCAKYLKTSVDKLFNDSAVEDIYPEFSNGLKNKLWAVRRELGIKQYDFAKKLKVSTPFLSKVELGLLEPPEDFKNLVSKVLKMEKNELFLG; from the coding sequence ATGCTTCGAAAGAAGAGAGGCATCAAACAGTACGATATGGCAAGGGCTCTGGGGGTTTCTCCGAGTTATCTTTCCAAAATTGAGACTGGTGCCCAAGATCCGACTGAAAAATTCAAGTCATCTTGTGCCAAGTATCTCAAAACGTCCGTTGATAAACTCTTCAATGATAGCGCTGTGGAAGACATCTACCCTGAGTTTTCCAATGGATTGAAAAACAAACTTTGGGCAGTCCGACGGGAGTTAGGAATCAAACAATACGATTTCGCTAAGAAATTGAAAGTTTCGACTCCGTTTCTGTCAAAAGTAGAACTTGGACTTTTAGAACCACCAGAAGATTTTAAGAATCTGGTTTCAAAAGTTCTCAAAATGGAAAAAAACGAGCTTTTTTTAGGCTAA